A genomic window from Exiguobacterium acetylicum DSM 20416 includes:
- the trpD gene encoding anthranilate phosphoribosyltransferase — MKETLLKLAEAKHLRYEEMQQAARELFAEDVTDSEIAAFLVALKAKGETAEELAGLASIMREVALDIPVTGEFMDNCGTGGDGSQSFNISTTAAFVLAGAGMKVAKHGNRSVSSKTGSADVLEALGVSLDTTPERLAEQLESNGIAFLFAQRMHPRVKQIMKVRRDLRIPTIFNLIGPLTNPVPLKTQLLGIYREDMLETMALTLHRLGRKRAIVLHGANGMDEASLAGTNQLVLLDAGELIRFSLHPEEVGLKTAPLEAIRGGSAQENAAILLQVLGGEHGAYRDTVLLNAGIALFAANRAKTIQEGIALAADSIDSGRAMERLNQLRQMTREEAIG, encoded by the coding sequence ATGAAAGAGACGTTATTGAAATTAGCAGAAGCGAAACATTTACGATATGAAGAGATGCAACAAGCAGCACGCGAACTGTTTGCGGAAGACGTTACCGATAGCGAAATTGCCGCTTTTCTCGTTGCATTGAAAGCAAAAGGGGAGACTGCAGAAGAATTAGCTGGTCTCGCTTCGATCATGCGCGAGGTCGCCCTCGACATTCCGGTCACGGGTGAGTTCATGGATAACTGCGGTACAGGAGGCGATGGCTCACAATCGTTCAACATCAGTACGACAGCGGCCTTCGTTCTAGCAGGTGCTGGTATGAAAGTCGCAAAACACGGGAACCGGAGTGTCTCGAGTAAAACGGGCAGCGCTGATGTGCTCGAAGCACTTGGGGTTTCGCTCGATACGACACCGGAACGTTTAGCAGAACAGCTCGAGTCAAACGGAATCGCCTTCTTGTTTGCGCAACGGATGCATCCACGTGTCAAGCAAATCATGAAGGTCCGACGCGATTTGCGGATTCCGACAATCTTTAACTTGATCGGTCCATTGACGAACCCAGTTCCGCTCAAGACACAACTATTAGGAATTTACCGCGAGGATATGCTGGAGACGATGGCATTGACTTTACATCGACTCGGTCGGAAGCGGGCAATCGTCTTGCACGGTGCGAACGGAATGGATGAAGCGTCCCTTGCCGGAACGAACCAACTCGTCTTACTCGACGCAGGCGAGCTGATTCGCTTCAGTCTTCATCCGGAGGAAGTCGGACTGAAGACCGCACCGCTTGAAGCGATTCGCGGAGGTAGTGCACAAGAAAATGCGGCCATTTTACTGCAAGTCCTTGGTGGTGAGCATGGTGCTTATCGTGACACGGTCCTACTCAATGCTGGAATTGCCCTCTTTGCAGCGAACCGTGCGAAGACGATTCAAGAAGGAATCGCTTTAGCAGCAGATAGCATCGACTCAGGACGAGCGATGGAACGATTGAATCAATTACGACAAATGACTCGGGAGGAAGCAATCGGATGA
- the trpC gene encoding indole-3-glycerol phosphate synthase TrpC: MNILDRIIETKRTEVLQLKLTGVERIDREALKPSIKQRLSGAELSVIAEIKRASPSKGAIALDVDVVAQAKQYEASGATVISVLTDETYFKGSMDDLAAVAAAVDIPVLCKDFMIDRIQIDRAKAHGARLILLIVAALEQETLADLYAYAYAEGLEVLVEVHDEEELRRAEAIGAQIIGINNRNLKKFEVDLQTSVGLLEQKQPDVRYISESGIKTVEEAQRLHAAGADGILVGETLMRADDPQVFIREVSGVRV; encoded by the coding sequence ATGAATATCTTAGATCGCATCATCGAAACGAAACGGACAGAAGTCCTACAATTGAAATTAACTGGTGTCGAACGGATCGACCGGGAGGCATTGAAGCCGTCGATTAAGCAACGACTATCGGGAGCGGAGTTATCCGTCATCGCGGAAATCAAACGAGCGTCGCCATCAAAAGGGGCAATCGCACTTGACGTCGACGTCGTCGCTCAAGCGAAACAATATGAAGCGAGTGGGGCGACCGTCATCTCCGTCTTGACGGACGAGACGTACTTCAAAGGATCGATGGATGATTTAGCGGCAGTCGCTGCAGCAGTCGACATCCCGGTGCTTTGTAAGGATTTCATGATCGACCGGATTCAGATTGACCGCGCAAAAGCACATGGAGCACGGTTGATTCTCTTGATCGTCGCCGCTCTCGAACAAGAGACGCTTGCTGACTTGTATGCGTATGCTTACGCGGAAGGACTTGAGGTTTTAGTCGAAGTCCATGACGAAGAGGAATTACGCCGAGCAGAGGCGATCGGTGCGCAAATCATCGGCATCAACAACCGCAACTTGAAAAAGTTCGAAGTCGATTTACAGACATCGGTCGGATTACTCGAACAGAAACAACCGGACGTCCGGTACATCAGTGAGAGTGGCATCAAGACGGTCGAGGAAGCACAGCGATTACATGCTGCCGGTGCAGACGGAATTCTCGTCGGCGAGACATTGATGCGGGCAGACGATCCACAAGTCTTCATCCGAGAAGTGAGTGGCGTGCGCGTATGA
- a CDS encoding phosphoribosylanthranilate isomerase — MTRIKFCGLREREHVEAAVRLADYIGFVFAKSKRQVTLEEAARLRRDIPSTVQVVGVFVSPTYQQVIDAVEQVELDLVQIHGTIPDGKIPVPTIQAIPVTDIAKVEQQTDYLLVDAPVAGSGETFDWSRDIQAERPLFIAGGLTADNVGEAIKRYQPFAVDVSSGIETDGRKDSIKMQAFADAVKEREA, encoded by the coding sequence ATGACACGGATTAAGTTCTGTGGTCTCCGGGAAAGAGAACATGTCGAAGCAGCAGTTCGCTTAGCGGACTACATCGGCTTCGTCTTTGCTAAAAGTAAACGACAGGTCACGCTGGAAGAGGCAGCACGTCTTAGACGCGATATTCCAAGTACAGTCCAGGTCGTCGGTGTCTTCGTCTCCCCGACCTATCAACAGGTGATTGATGCGGTCGAACAGGTCGAACTGGATCTCGTTCAAATTCATGGGACGATCCCGGACGGCAAGATACCGGTTCCGACCATTCAAGCGATTCCGGTGACGGATATCGCAAAAGTAGAACAACAGACGGATTATTTACTCGTCGACGCACCGGTTGCTGGAAGTGGCGAGACATTCGACTGGTCACGAGATATTCAAGCAGAACGTCCACTGTTCATTGCCGGTGGCTTGACAGCTGACAACGTAGGAGAAGCAATCAAACGATATCAACCGTTCGCCGTCGATGTCTCAAGTGGCATCGAGACGGATGGACGGAAAGATTCCATCAAAATGCAGGCATTCGCTGATGCCGTAAAGGAGAGAGAAGCATGA
- the trpB gene encoding tryptophan synthase subunit beta → MSYAQPDTLGQYGKYGGRYIPETLMHAVIELEEAYATVKEDPAFQARMDELLKEYVGRETPLYFAEHLTQTIGGAKIYLKREDLNHTGAHKINNTIGQALLAERMGKRKIVAETGAGQHGVATATVCALLDLECVIFMGEEDVRRQELNVFRMELLGATVIPVTQGSRTLKDAVNEALRYWVKHVEDTHYLMGSVLGPHPFPQLVRDFQAVIGKETRRQIIEKEGRLPEAIVACVGGGSNAIGMFHPFIDDTDVKLYGIEAAGSGIDTEKHAATMTKGEVGVLHGSMMYLLQDAHGQVQEAHSISAGLDYPGVGPEHSLLKDIGRVQYEAVTDEQALEALQLLSRKEGIIPALESAHAIAYATQLAAEMDKEEILVICLSGRGDKDVVTVRNALKGEA, encoded by the coding sequence ATGAGCTACGCACAACCGGATACACTCGGACAATATGGTAAATACGGAGGACGCTACATCCCGGAAACATTGATGCACGCGGTGATCGAACTCGAAGAAGCATACGCAACCGTAAAAGAGGATCCAGCGTTTCAAGCACGGATGGACGAATTGCTGAAAGAATACGTCGGACGTGAAACACCACTTTATTTTGCCGAACATTTGACGCAAACGATTGGTGGCGCAAAGATCTATTTAAAACGAGAAGACTTGAACCATACCGGTGCCCATAAAATCAACAATACGATCGGTCAAGCGTTACTGGCTGAACGGATGGGGAAACGGAAAATCGTTGCTGAGACAGGGGCAGGACAACACGGCGTCGCGACAGCGACGGTCTGTGCTTTACTCGACCTCGAATGTGTCATCTTCATGGGCGAAGAGGACGTCCGTCGTCAAGAGTTGAACGTCTTCCGGATGGAGTTACTCGGAGCAACCGTCATCCCGGTCACCCAAGGGAGTCGGACACTTAAAGATGCCGTCAATGAAGCACTTCGTTACTGGGTCAAACATGTCGAGGACACGCACTACTTGATGGGTTCTGTTCTCGGACCACACCCATTCCCGCAACTCGTCCGTGATTTCCAAGCGGTCATCGGAAAAGAGACACGACGCCAAATCATCGAAAAAGAGGGACGTCTGCCGGAGGCGATCGTCGCTTGTGTCGGCGGCGGTAGTAACGCGATCGGCATGTTCCATCCGTTCATCGATGATACAGATGTAAAATTATACGGAATCGAAGCAGCGGGTAGCGGAATCGACACAGAGAAACACGCAGCGACGATGACAAAAGGAGAGGTCGGTGTCTTGCACGGCTCGATGATGTATCTCTTACAGGATGCACATGGTCAAGTACAAGAAGCGCACTCAATCTCAGCTGGACTCGATTATCCGGGTGTCGGTCCGGAGCATAGTCTGCTAAAAGATATCGGTCGTGTTCAGTATGAAGCGGTGACCGATGAACAAGCTCTCGAAGCACTTCAGTTGTTGAGCCGTAAGGAGGGAATCATCCCGGCACTCGAATCGGCACACGCCATTGCCTACGCGACTCAACTCGCGGCAGAGATGGACAAAGAAGAGATTCTCGTCATCTGTCTATCAGGACGCGGCGACAAAGACGTCGTCACTGTCAGAAACGCACTAAAGGGGGAAGCATGA
- the trpA gene encoding tryptophan synthase subunit alpha — protein MRLETAIRNVTSKGEKAFIPYVMGGDGGIDQLPEILSFLAESGATAIEVGVPFSDPVADGPVIQEAGLRALEANVGLKDVLEAVRVARQTVDVPVVLMTYLNPIFRYGLTAFLATCREVGVDGLIIPDLPLEQSEQFFEQEDKSDIALVQLVSLTSPMERIQKIADKSEGFLYAVTVNGTTGGQTTFDTALEDHLANVAANSPVPVLAGFGISTPEHVKQLSHPVSGVIVGSKIVDLLHQNDRETIQQLMAARLAATPSH, from the coding sequence ATGCGATTAGAAACAGCCATTCGTAACGTTACGAGCAAAGGGGAGAAAGCCTTCATCCCGTACGTGATGGGCGGAGATGGAGGAATTGATCAACTCCCGGAAATCCTTTCGTTTCTCGCTGAATCCGGCGCGACAGCGATTGAAGTTGGTGTCCCGTTTTCGGATCCCGTCGCTGACGGTCCGGTCATTCAAGAAGCGGGACTCCGGGCGCTAGAAGCGAACGTCGGACTGAAGGATGTCCTTGAGGCAGTTCGCGTTGCCCGTCAGACCGTCGATGTTCCGGTCGTTTTGATGACGTACCTGAATCCGATTTTCCGCTACGGATTAACAGCGTTTCTAGCGACATGCCGCGAAGTCGGGGTCGACGGACTGATCATTCCTGATTTGCCGCTTGAGCAGAGCGAACAGTTTTTCGAACAAGAAGACAAATCGGACATCGCGCTCGTTCAACTCGTCTCCTTGACGAGTCCGATGGAGCGGATCCAAAAGATTGCCGATAAAAGTGAAGGCTTCCTCTATGCGGTCACGGTCAACGGAACGACAGGCGGACAGACGACGTTTGATACGGCGCTCGAAGACCACTTAGCGAACGTCGCAGCAAACAGTCCAGTACCGGTCCTTGCTGGATTCGGGATCAGTACACCGGAACATGTCAAACAATTGAGTCACCCAGTCTCGGGTGTCATCGTCGGTAGTAAGATCGTCGACTTACTCCATCAGAATGATCGAGAAACGATTCAACAGTTGATGGCAGCGCGTCTTGCGGCGACGCCGTCACATTAA
- a CDS encoding GNAT family N-acetyltransferase, with protein sequence MIRTSRTSDLSVLLSLTADTFEHHKRLSPHFHPDVLTPYTLESLGQMLDSEQHLCLTSLDGDDITGYLFGKWTAPAPDRFKPVRILNVTDVGVTFSHRSSGTGRQLMQAAEELALERKVDAVRLNVWAVNDRAATFYEELGFEPLYTNLQKSLVQQ encoded by the coding sequence ATGATCCGCACGAGCCGTACTTCAGACCTCTCTGTCCTGCTTTCCTTGACGGCAGATACGTTCGAGCATCATAAGCGGTTATCACCACATTTTCATCCAGATGTTTTGACGCCTTATACGCTAGAGTCCTTAGGACAAATGCTCGATTCAGAACAACACCTCTGTCTGACGTCGCTCGACGGAGACGACATCACCGGTTACTTGTTCGGTAAATGGACGGCACCAGCACCTGACCGGTTCAAGCCCGTTCGGATCCTGAACGTCACCGACGTTGGTGTCACCTTTTCCCATCGTTCTTCGGGAACCGGTCGCCAGTTGATGCAGGCGGCGGAAGAACTAGCACTCGAGCGAAAGGTCGATGCGGTTCGCTTGAATGTCTGGGCGGTCAACGATCGTGCCGCAACGTTTTATGAGGAACTCGGATTCGAACCGCTGTATACCAACTTGCAGAAGTCGCTCGTTCAACAGTGA
- a CDS encoding penicillin-binding transpeptidase domain-containing protein codes for MKRTIPLLLSATFGVALLAGCQDQPTPEERLDAYIKLWEKQDYDKMYTYASTATKKEYGKKEFIDRTKQLSKTLDIKKLSIERKKAKEATDEEKASLPVRISFDTVAGAVAYDKQVPLTFEKQGETENWFIDWDSSFVLKDFKKEDKVQLQTVEGKRGDLLDANDKPLATSGKGYAVGATAGQLKDVAQVAELLDRPTSSVEDSLKASWVKDGQFVPLKTLTDETTVSKLRDIAGISVKETEVRTYPLGKAASHLIGYIGSATADEIKESKNKIQAGEQIGKRGLEQVLDDRLRGKAGASIILQKKDGSSVTVAETKPTDGEDIPLTIDATLQKKTYDTMKEAPGTASAIDPRTGETRVLLSSPGFDPSEFMSGISQARLDELTQDPDQPLLNRFTSAFAPGSTQKPLTAAVGLKSGTLDPEKAYTINGLKNKIDGFNVTRIHETPAPVNLHNALVYSDNIYFARSTLEQVGTKAFTSGLEALGYGEKLPFTYPLRASQISNDGTIASDGQLMDTSYGQGQMLTNILHLASMYEIFLTDGTIYRPTLLQEEKTKQVFKKDLLDANDAKMIRDDLYDVVHNGYTLPADIKEVDVAGKTGTAELKKAGETDGKENGFFVGYDNDKKDLLVAIMIESVEKEDRGSPYVSGLVAEVLKQNR; via the coding sequence ATGAAACGAACGATCCCTCTTCTTTTATCAGCGACGTTTGGTGTGGCGTTACTTGCCGGATGTCAAGATCAACCGACACCAGAAGAACGTCTTGATGCCTACATCAAACTTTGGGAAAAACAAGATTACGATAAGATGTATACGTACGCGAGTACGGCTACTAAAAAAGAATATGGTAAAAAAGAATTCATCGACCGGACAAAACAATTGTCGAAAACGCTTGATATCAAAAAGTTATCCATCGAACGGAAGAAAGCGAAGGAAGCAACGGATGAAGAAAAAGCGTCTCTTCCCGTGCGGATCTCTTTCGATACGGTTGCAGGAGCCGTTGCTTATGATAAACAAGTTCCGTTAACATTCGAGAAACAAGGAGAAACAGAAAACTGGTTCATTGACTGGGACTCTTCGTTTGTTCTAAAAGACTTTAAGAAAGAAGACAAGGTTCAGTTACAAACCGTTGAAGGGAAACGCGGTGATTTACTCGACGCGAACGATAAACCGCTCGCGACCTCCGGTAAAGGGTATGCTGTCGGCGCAACTGCAGGACAACTTAAAGATGTCGCACAAGTTGCCGAATTGCTCGACCGCCCGACCTCATCGGTTGAAGATTCCTTAAAAGCAAGTTGGGTTAAGGATGGACAATTCGTTCCGCTCAAAACACTGACCGATGAAACAACGGTATCGAAATTGCGTGACATTGCAGGGATCAGCGTCAAAGAGACGGAAGTCCGAACATATCCACTCGGAAAGGCCGCTTCACACTTGATCGGTTATATCGGTTCGGCGACAGCAGACGAGATTAAAGAATCAAAAAATAAAATCCAAGCTGGCGAACAGATCGGGAAACGGGGTCTCGAACAAGTCCTTGATGATCGCTTACGCGGTAAAGCCGGAGCTTCGATCATTCTACAAAAGAAAGACGGATCAAGCGTCACCGTCGCTGAAACAAAACCGACGGATGGTGAGGATATCCCGTTGACGATTGATGCTACGCTCCAGAAAAAAACATATGACACGATGAAAGAGGCTCCAGGAACGGCATCGGCAATCGATCCGCGGACTGGTGAGACGCGTGTCTTACTCAGCTCCCCAGGCTTTGATCCTTCTGAGTTCATGTCAGGGATCTCGCAAGCGCGACTCGATGAACTGACGCAGGATCCGGATCAACCGTTGTTGAACCGATTCACGAGTGCCTTCGCACCCGGTTCGACTCAAAAGCCTCTGACGGCCGCGGTTGGCTTAAAGAGTGGAACACTTGACCCGGAAAAAGCCTATACGATCAATGGACTGAAAAATAAGATCGATGGTTTTAACGTCACACGGATTCACGAAACGCCAGCACCCGTTAATCTGCACAATGCGCTCGTTTATTCCGATAACATCTACTTCGCCCGTTCCACACTCGAACAGGTTGGAACGAAGGCGTTCACGTCTGGACTTGAAGCGCTCGGTTACGGTGAGAAGTTACCGTTCACGTATCCGCTACGCGCTTCTCAAATCTCAAACGACGGGACGATTGCTTCAGATGGACAACTGATGGATACGTCGTATGGACAAGGACAGATGCTGACAAACATTCTCCACCTAGCGTCGATGTATGAAATTTTCCTAACTGACGGAACGATTTATCGTCCGACCCTTTTACAAGAGGAAAAAACGAAGCAAGTCTTCAAAAAAGATCTGCTGGATGCGAATGACGCGAAGATGATTCGCGATGATCTCTATGACGTCGTCCATAACGGCTACACACTCCCGGCTGACATCAAGGAAGTCGATGTTGCCGGTAAGACCGGCACGGCAGAATTGAAAAAGGCAGGCGAAACCGATGGAAAAGAGAACGGCTTCTTCGTCGGTTACGACAACGACAAAAAAGATCTTCTCGTTGCCATCATGATTGAATCGGTCGAAAAAGAAGATCGTGGCAGTCCGTATGTATCGGGTCTCGTCGCCGAAGTACTCAAACAAAATCGATGA
- a CDS encoding peptidoglycan DD-metalloendopeptidase family protein, protein MKRLLTTMTMTALVVSGFATTSTSKVEAATTYKVKVMADGLRVRTGPSTAYKIVGIVNTGQTFNYLGVSGSWTKISYGGASRYVSSTYVKKYSTTTSTKATTGFSRPASGPITQGYGAASGVYGYTFHNGIDIGAPAGTPVYASAAGKVITSRYYGAYGNHVMMTHTVNGIQYTTVYAHLNSRSVAVGQTIAKGSKIGTIGATGNAFGAHLHFEMHRGPYVYSGTSAANSVNPLNYFN, encoded by the coding sequence ATGAAACGTTTACTTACAACAATGACAATGACAGCTTTGGTAGTTTCAGGTTTTGCTACAACGAGTACTTCGAAAGTCGAGGCCGCAACAACATATAAAGTAAAGGTCATGGCAGACGGACTTCGTGTTCGTACAGGTCCATCAACGGCTTATAAAATCGTCGGTATCGTCAATACAGGACAGACATTCAATTATCTCGGTGTTTCCGGTTCATGGACAAAAATTTCTTACGGTGGCGCATCACGCTATGTTTCTTCTACATATGTTAAAAAATACAGTACGACGACTTCAACAAAAGCAACGACTGGTTTCTCTCGTCCAGCGAGTGGCCCGATCACACAAGGATATGGTGCTGCAAGTGGCGTTTACGGTTACACGTTCCACAACGGTATCGATATCGGTGCTCCAGCAGGTACACCTGTCTATGCATCAGCCGCTGGTAAAGTCATCACGTCTCGTTATTACGGCGCGTATGGCAATCATGTCATGATGACACATACTGTTAACGGCATCCAATATACGACGGTGTATGCACACTTGAACAGTCGCTCTGTCGCAGTCGGACAAACGATTGCAAAAGGATCGAAAATCGGTACGATTGGTGCAACAGGTAACGCGTTCGGTGCGCATCTTCACTTCGAAATGCATCGCGGTCCTTACGTCTACAGCGGAACATCTGCTGCAAACAGCGTTAATCCACTCAATTACTTCAACTAA
- a CDS encoding diacylglycerol/lipid kinase family protein yields MSQVMLIINPSSGKELGKKHATLAEETLATRFETVDVRFTEKEHDATEFARHAAQSNYDAVIAMGGDGTVNEVITGIAEQPHRPTLGIVPLGTVNDLSRALHIPTDPEEAIQILADAPTRPLDIGKYDDHYFMNVIAVGLIAEAVEEVSVEQKTSLGSVAYFIEGLKAFKDHSPYPIEIDSAEKQFDGEAHLLIIALTNSVGGFESFAEDAKVDDGLLHGFIITKLGFFDALQALPKLITGGLSKADQIEHFTTTRVEIRSKEELPINADGDTAGHVPVTVEVLPQHLTVFSPSSAE; encoded by the coding sequence TTGTCTCAAGTCATGCTCATCATCAACCCGTCTTCCGGTAAAGAACTCGGAAAAAAACACGCAACGCTTGCCGAAGAAACACTTGCTACTCGTTTTGAAACCGTCGACGTTCGGTTCACGGAAAAAGAACACGATGCGACGGAATTTGCACGTCATGCTGCCCAGTCTAATTACGACGCCGTCATCGCCATGGGAGGTGACGGAACGGTCAATGAAGTCATCACCGGAATCGCAGAACAACCACATCGCCCAACACTCGGGATCGTCCCACTCGGAACGGTCAATGACTTATCGCGCGCCCTACACATCCCAACGGATCCGGAAGAGGCGATTCAGATCTTAGCTGATGCCCCTACCCGACCGCTCGATATCGGTAAATATGATGACCATTACTTCATGAACGTCATCGCTGTTGGTCTGATTGCGGAAGCCGTCGAGGAAGTCAGTGTCGAACAAAAAACGTCACTCGGATCGGTTGCCTATTTCATAGAAGGTCTGAAAGCCTTTAAGGATCATAGCCCGTATCCGATCGAAATCGATTCCGCTGAAAAACAATTCGATGGGGAGGCACATTTGTTAATCATCGCTTTGACGAATTCAGTTGGCGGATTCGAATCGTTTGCGGAAGACGCAAAAGTCGATGATGGACTGTTGCACGGTTTCATCATTACGAAGCTCGGATTTTTTGATGCGCTTCAAGCATTACCTAAACTCATCACAGGTGGGTTATCAAAGGCCGATCAAATCGAACACTTCACGACGACACGTGTTGAAATTCGCTCGAAAGAGGAATTGCCGATCAATGCCGATGGAGATACAGCAGGTCACGTTCCCGTGACTGTCGAAGTACTCCCGCAACATTTGACTGTGTTTTCACCCTCTTCTGCTGAATAA
- a CDS encoding alanine/glycine:cation symporter family protein, translated as MNAIQQVIQGSVDYANNILWSYVLIAVLIGGGIYFTIRTGFIQFTYLKEMFRVTLDKSEQTTDDKGESITSLQSFFIGAATRIGTGNLAGVTIAVTLGGPGAVFWMWMVALLGGATALIESTLAQVYKVRDTKSNAYRGGPAYYIEKGLKNRALGIVFAILIAVTFGLIFNSVQSNTIAAAFDNAFGINTAVVGAALVVLTGLVIFGGVHRVAKFSAIIVPIMAGLYLIAALYVVVTNLSELPGVFAMIFKSAFGIEQAFGGSVGAAISLGVKRGLFSNEAGMGSAPNAAAAAEVSHPAKQGFLQTLGVFLDTLIVCTATATIILLSDSYAAGNGEGIGMLQNALSEEFGAIAPPFIALSVFLFAFSSIVGSYYYGETNIEFIKQSPAAVFGFRIATMGFVFIGSVLSLGMVWSFADLFMAGMTLINMTAILLLSGIALKVIKDYQEQRKQGLDPVFSAKALGIENTECWDVEEEARPAAGEVPPSQ; from the coding sequence ATGAACGCCATTCAGCAAGTTATTCAAGGAAGTGTCGATTACGCCAATAACATTTTATGGTCGTATGTACTAATTGCCGTATTGATCGGCGGCGGGATCTACTTCACGATCCGAACTGGCTTCATCCAATTCACTTACTTAAAAGAGATGTTCCGCGTCACGCTCGATAAAAGTGAACAAACAACAGACGATAAAGGGGAAAGCATCACTTCTCTCCAGTCGTTCTTTATCGGTGCTGCGACACGGATTGGTACGGGTAACCTTGCCGGTGTCACCATTGCCGTCACACTCGGCGGACCAGGTGCCGTCTTCTGGATGTGGATGGTCGCTCTCTTAGGGGGCGCGACGGCTCTCATCGAAAGTACACTGGCTCAAGTCTATAAAGTACGCGATACGAAATCGAACGCGTACCGTGGTGGTCCTGCCTACTACATCGAAAAAGGCTTGAAGAACCGAGCTCTCGGAATCGTCTTTGCAATCTTGATTGCTGTGACGTTTGGTCTTATCTTCAACTCCGTTCAATCAAACACGATTGCCGCTGCCTTTGACAATGCGTTCGGTATCAACACAGCTGTCGTCGGTGCTGCACTCGTCGTCTTGACTGGACTCGTCATCTTTGGTGGTGTCCACCGTGTCGCGAAATTCTCTGCGATCATCGTTCCTATCATGGCAGGTCTCTACTTGATTGCTGCTCTTTATGTCGTCGTCACGAACCTGTCGGAACTTCCTGGTGTATTCGCAATGATCTTCAAAAGCGCCTTCGGAATCGAGCAAGCATTCGGTGGCTCGGTCGGTGCTGCGATCTCACTCGGTGTCAAACGTGGATTGTTCTCAAACGAAGCCGGGATGGGGTCTGCTCCGAACGCTGCTGCTGCTGCTGAAGTTTCGCACCCAGCAAAACAAGGTTTCTTGCAAACACTCGGCGTATTCCTTGATACATTGATCGTCTGTACAGCGACAGCAACGATCATTCTCCTCAGTGATAGTTACGCTGCTGGAAATGGCGAAGGAATCGGTATGTTACAAAACGCACTCTCTGAGGAATTCGGTGCGATTGCGCCACCATTCATCGCACTCAGCGTCTTCTTATTTGCTTTTAGTTCGATCGTTGGTAGCTACTACTACGGCGAAACGAACATCGAGTTCATCAAACAAAGTCCTGCAGCCGTCTTCGGTTTCCGGATTGCGACAATGGGCTTCGTCTTCATCGGATCCGTTCTTAGCCTCGGTATGGTATGGAGCTTTGCCGATCTCTTCATGGCAGGCATGACATTGATCAATATGACAGCGATTCTCCTCTTGAGCGGCATCGCCCTCAAAGTCATCAAAGATTATCAGGAACAACGGAAACAGGGACTCGATCCTGTCTTCTCAGCAAAAGCACTCGGGATCGAAAATACGGAGTGTTGGGATGTCGAAGAAGAAGCACGTCCTGCGGCTGGTGAAGTGCCTCCATCACAATAA